The Deltaproteobacteria bacterium genome segment TGCCCTCAGGAATTCCGAGGCTTCTTGGTCGTATTGCTCCGCTTCGGGGACAAGTTCCTTTTTCACTTACATGAGAAGGCTAGTCAACGACCGTCGTTTCGGACCACCTTTTAGCCTGCGAACCCTGTTGGGCAATCCCCGATAATTTTATAATCTTGCCCAACAGATATACCTCCCGGCTATTGATTTGAAGAATCGTGTAAAAAGCGGACACGCAACCCCAGAACCAAACTGGCTTTCCCAACTCGGTCAGTTGTCGCTGGTGTTATCGTCCAGCTGGTTGGGGGTTAGGTTTCAACTCCAGTATTTTTTCTGGTCGGGATTCCGGCCAGAGCCAGGTGGCGATAAATACTTGGCACGCTCAGGCCAGAGACTTGGCTGGCTTTGGTCACGTCATGATCGCAGACCTCCATCAGGTGCCGGAAATAGGCTTGGTCGCGCATGGCCTTGTATGTCGAATAGGCGAGAACGGGCCCGCTTTCTTTGGGAGCGGATGTATTGGAAGCGGGTTTGCGTTTGCCCCGGTCCAGGGAGGACATGCGGACATGGCTGGGCAGGTGCTTGGGGTACAGTACGGGATCCTGCCCAGCAGCGATCACCGCCGCTTCCATGACATTGCCGAGTTCGCGTACGTTGCCCGGCCAGGGGTACGCGGTCAGGATGGCGGTCAGTTGTTTGGAGAGTTTTTTGGGTGGCAGGGCGTAGTGGCGGCATGAGCCCTTGGTAAAATGAGACGCGAGGTGGATCAGATCGTTGCCACGCTCGCGCAGGGGAGGCAGGGAGATCTCGAGGGTGCGCAGGCGGAAAAGCAGGTCGCTGCGGAAGGTTCCGGCCCTGACCATGGCCTCCAGATCGCGATTGGTGGCGGCCACAAGGCGGAAGTCGCTGTTCTGCTCGCGCCCGGCTCCCACTGACCGGAAACGGCGTTCCTGAAGCACGCGCAGGAAAGATTTCTGTAACGAGGCGGGCAATTCGCCGACCTCGTCCAGAAAAAGTGTTCCGCCGTCTGCCTCGGCCACAAGACCCTTGTGGTTGATGTGAGCACCGGTGAAGGCACCCTTGACGTGGCCGTAGAGGATGCTTTCCATCAGACTTTCGGTCAGGTTCGAGCAGTCCACCACCACAAAGGGAGCACCCTTGCGCGGGCTGTTGGCGTGGATGGCGTGGGCGGCTAGTTCCTTGCCTACTCCGGTTTCACCAAGAAGCAGGACGCTGGCCTCGCTGCCCGCCGCCCGGGCGAGGAGTTGTTTGGCCCGCTCCATAGTCGGATCGTCGCCGATGATGCCGCAGGTATCGAAGACTGGCCGGGGCACGGCAGTGGCGCACCGGTTCTTCCGATAGCCCAGGGCACCGTTCAGAGAGGCTCGGATGCCGGCCGGGGATGCGGGTTTTCTGATGTAGTCCCATGCTCCGCTGGCCAGAGTCTCTTGCGCCCCGAAGCTGTCGAGCTGTCCCGTGAG includes the following:
- a CDS encoding sigma-54-dependent Fis family transcriptional regulator; protein product: MAKILVIDDDELIRSSLFRCFEDMGHEVAMAENLASGIALAETGVDVIYLDLHLPDGDGHKAINDLAATPGQPEIIVLTGQLDSFGAQETLASGAWDYIRKPASPAGIRASLNGALGYRKNRCATAVPRPVFDTCGIIGDDPTMERAKQLLARAAGSEASVLLLGETGVGKELAAHAIHANSPRKGAPFVVVDCSNLTESLMESILYGHVKGAFTGAHINHKGLVAEADGGTLFLDEVGELPASLQKSFLRVLQERRFRSVGAGREQNSDFRLVAATNRDLEAMVRAGTFRSDLLFRLRTLEISLPPLRERGNDLIHLASHFTKGSCRHYALPPKKLSKQLTAILTAYPWPGNVRELGNVMEAAVIAAGQDPVLYPKHLPSHVRMSSLDRGKRKPASNTSAPKESGPVLAYSTYKAMRDQAYFRHLMEVCDHDVTKASQVSGLSVPSIYRHLALAGIPTRKNTGVET